Genomic segment of Rattus norvegicus strain BN/NHsdMcwi chromosome 7, GRCr8, whole genome shotgun sequence:
ACAGAACGTGCCAGAAGCCTCCTCAGGCCAGCTGCTCCCCCCACTGCTTCCTTAGGTAGAGGCTTTAAGTTGGGGGTTGTCTTCTTCCCAGCACCAAAGGGAAACCCGACAGAGGCCTCACCAGTCTTTCCAGGCAGGGAGTTCCCTGCCAAAGCAAACAATCCCAGTTCTCCGATTGTGCTAGGCTGGGGTAGGGGAAAACAaagatctctttcttttcttcaccaGCACTATGGCTGCAGCCAAAGGCGGTGTTTACACAATCTTCCCTGGTGAAGAATTTGTTCCTTTTCTCTCTAGGTTGCAGCTGGAAAAGATTGAGTTCCTCCTTGCTGTTCCTTATTCCAGTGTCTCTGGGCAGGAAAGGTGCCCATTACTTGACCTTCCCACCCTATGTGCTGAGGAGTAAACTCCAGGGATTTGACAGGGGAGTCTGACAGCCTATCAGgctgggaaggggaggagagccCAGAAGCCCAGTTTCTGTCCCAGCTTCCaattctcttcatcctcttccactCCCTACATTTCTCAGGTACATGTCCACAAGAGTCAAATGATCAAATCCCAGAGCAAAATTTGGATTATGAAAAGGTGGTAGCAGGTTAGTAGGTAAAGtgctttctagaactttcctTCATCTTCACTAGCTAGATCTAGCAGGGCAAGCTTCACTCCCACATCCCCTAAACAAAAgcaagatgggaaaagaagagtgGTCTAATTTTAGTGCTGGCAGAGAGTCCTAGTGTTAAGTTACTCTCGGTAAACTGGTAACTAAGAAacagcagagacagggagagcatTTACAGGTCTAGCTTTCCaacaagtcatttttaaaacctAATTTTGTGCTGTGTCTGCAGCTCCATGGTAGGACATATGCTTAGCGTGGTGGTGCCTTGAGTTCAACCTCCAGAACCAAAgattaaagcaaagcaaaaaacaGAGCAGATGAAAAGTCATACTAATTCCATTTATTCTGTGGCGTCTCAGGGAGGCAGATGCAACCTCATTTCACCAGGGAAGGAGCACACGGCACAGGACGATGACAAAAGCTCAGGGAGTAACTTGAGCCCCGGATTCTGGAACTCTCAATCCAGATTCCACAGGGTCGAACTGTTTTCTGAAAGCAGCATTGAGCCTTTTATGGCTTTTgtggttctagggattgaacccgGGGGGGCCTGGTTCATGCTATATAAGCATTCCGCCACTAGAGAACATCTCCAGCCCTTGAGTCTTCTGTACTGAGTAAACTTTCCCTGCTGTAAAGTTTTCCCTACCTCAAATCCCTAATGACTGTTGCCCTGTTGCTAAGGGAGCTGGGGCTAGCTGTTTGTTACTCTGCTGCTATGTTTTGGAAACTCGAAGTTACTGCTTCAGGTGTTTGGGAGATGCGGATGGAGAAACCATAGGAGTGTAGAGGGGCCACAAGTCTGTTTAACTCAGAAACCATTCCTTCACGTTATACAAACACCTCACTCCAGCCAACTTCCCCACACCCGCCTCAGCAAGATGTGCGGAGAGAGTCTTTCTGTAAAAGCAGCTTTGCAGTTCCTGGAAGGCCATAATCCACAACGGTTAAAAATATCTATCACGGGCAGAGCTGTGCCAGCTAAAGTAAGCGTGCCCAGAGCCCCCAGAAAATGACCAGTGTGGTAAAACAGACACAGGAGCGGGGAAATGTACCTGTTTTCAAGATAGCCATGGGGATGgtaatctttaaaaaatcttCACTGAGAGACCTTAGAAATTgtccagatttctttttcttgttcccaATGACATCCTGCAGTTGTATAATGCAaggacaggcatgtgccaccatgcctggacaaGTGTTGATTCTTAAACACCAAAGAAGAAGGTACCTACTTTATGCAAACTGAAAGGCTCTGAAGCATGCCCTTCTGAGTTAAGTGCCTTTCCTATTTAGATTTCTTGAGCTACATTAGATCTAGTGAAGTTAGGAGGCAACTTTCTGTCTGGGCTGGgccttttttttctggagattcTGAGAAAAAGGAATTTGATTTACCTGTTGAGAGAGTCTTTTCTTGCAGTTGCAAGATGCTCTGACCAATAGTTAGAGGTTATTATCAGCAGAGAGACTGCTTTCTATCTTTGCAAATGGTCCTCTCTAGCTACAAAGCAAACATTTGTCCATTAGATCACTTCCTCAAATCTGATTTCCTCTAACGCTGACAGTGTGGGAAAGCTCTGAGCTATTAATGTGACTGGATGTGACCCATGCGGCCTCCCACTACCTAAGCAGGGGAGTGGGGTCAAACGTACAGATTCTGGGGACTACAACAGGGcctatttaaagatttattttgaggTATGGGGAATGAAACAAGAGGCTCTGTACACATATACTAGGCAAATATTCTTCTACCTTAAAGCTATGCCATCAGGTCTTTTatcttctgctttgtttttttaaagatttattttatgtatatgagtaccctgacttcatgcacaccagatgagggcaacggattccattacagatggttgtgaggcactatgagtttgctgggatttgaactcagaacctctggaagagcagcccccttacccgctgagccatctctccagccccctcttctgTTCTTGAAGCAGGGTCATATTATGCACCCTAGAcagacctcaaactcaagattcttctgcctcagccttccagtgTATGCTACCATGTTTGGCTTAGATCTTTGTAAAGGTTCATTTAGAAGAATTTTGCTTAAGGCTggcgagatgactcagcggttaacagAGTACCTTTGAtccacagaatccatgtaaaacaGCTGGAttcaggaagatggctcagggatAAAAGACACATTCTGCCAAACTTGATGACCTAAATTCCATTCCTGGGCCTCAAatgttagaaggagagaactgactccttgcAGTTGCCCTCTGACGTCCACATCAGGACTATGgcgcaccccccacccccccaagaGAAATAGTGTAGTAGTAACATGTATCTGTAATTTGCAGCTCTTTCCGAAGTCTGGAAACTTcagggccagctagcctggagtactccagagccacagaaacaaaagaagaaaacgaGTCCACGTGCATGCCACAACAGCACCGAGTGAACAAGACTCACAGAACAAGACATGTGAAAATCCCTGCCTATCAAAGCAGTTAATcaaaagatgggaaaaaatgatTCCTGTagggaaaaggaacaggaaaAAAGCAGCTCTGACTGACTTAGAGTATGAGGTAAGGCCAAGAAAGTACTTCTGCCTTGGGACTAGTATTCTATAAACTGCCTTTGTCATTTCTAAAGTGGACACTTGGTCACAATATACTAGTACCCAGTGTCTTGAAGTAAATGttcaaaaaaaattaaggcttttttttttagacagggtttctttgtgtagtcctagctgtgctggaacttactctgtagacgaggcttgaactcagagatctgcctggttcTTGCCACCACTACCGGAAAAATTTGaggaaaataaggaaaaaaataaggaaacttTGAGGGCTACCTGGGGACTAACAGATCTTCTCAGGCTTTAGTTTTTCCTTACCACCTGGTGGGAATACCAGGTTGAACAGTGGTGTGTGCTCAGAGCAGATTGGGGAAAGGCAAGGTGTTTTGAGATATGGCTCAAACTAGGACTATAGTGATATTTCCCAATTGCTACTGTTCTTCCCTCTTGGAGAATTAAGTAGAGCGTTCCTTTCTCCCAGCTCCCTGATCCAAGGTCACACACAGCTGCCCTAGCTTCCTAGATACCAACTCAAGCTAGATCACAAGTGTTGCTGGTTGGCAGTTTGCTTGTGGTGACGCCCTTGAGAAAGCCATCCTGGGAGAGGAGCTGGGGTCGGGCTCTCCCTCACTACTATGCAGCATTTGAAtgagtttgtttttgagacagggtttctctgcatagccctgactgtcctggaactcactctgtagaccaggttggcctcgaactcaggaatatatcagcctctgcctcccaggtgctgggattaaaggtgtgcatcaccatgtcCAGCTTAATATTTAGATGATTTTCAAAGGGCATCGTTTACTTCTTCTGAGCCCTTAAGAACAGGAAAGCAGGTCCCTGCCTGCAGCATCTCTGGGTTCATTTCTAAGCACCTTTTCTGTCAGATTACAGAATTCCCTTCCTCACAAAGGAGAGCAGCCTACAAAATGGCCCAAACAGAAAGTGAAGCCCATGAAGAatgagaaaacaaattaaaatcaaCATATTAAATTCTGACAACACCATCCTTTTTGAATACTCAAGTATTTATTATACCTTGTTGCATAATTCCTGTGATGAGAAGCACTACTTCAGTTTACAGATGGGAAAAACAGAAGTCCTGGAAAGTTACTGGTTAGAGCTGGTTAGTGTTACAAGAGAAATCAGTTCTTAAGACTTGTTGATTTCAAATCATGGGCTATTTTAAAAATCAGGCCAAGCAGAAACCAAGGATATGAAAGTTGGACAGATCTTCAGGAAATCTGCTCTTAAATCCATTACTATAAATAAAACACACCTTGGTGTGTTTGGTGGCAACTTGGGTTCCGACTCTTGGGGCCTCAGCTGAGAGGAGTCAGTTGTCTTGACTACTGAATAAATCTGCAAGTGTCTACAGAACCATCTCATTAACACCTAAGAACAAAAACATGTGGGCCAGAGCTTTGCACTCTCCAAAAGCCTCACTCAGCTCAATTCAGTTCCAGGATcaagaagggaaataaaataggGCAGAAGAGCCTCTCACCATGGTTCAAATTCAAGTGACCAAACTGAAGGGAGGGCTACTGCTTACTTCTAAGTATGTATGTACTTCGTACTAACTTTTGGCTGGAGACAAAAGTCAGCCCCATCGTCCAGAAGAGTTAACTGCAGACAGTGTATAACTCTAGAACCAAACCTTTTATTCCCCTCAACCCTTTAAGCACAGTATCAAAGTCAAGGATGATGGGAATGGATCTGCTGGTGGCTTTTTTGTGTAACTTGTGTGTGcttacatgtggaggccagaagaccacATCCATGATTGTCCATCTTAGTTTCCAATGCAGGTCTCAGGtgtgagacagtctcatgtagcccaggctaacctcaaactcccCAAGTAGCTGAAAATGGCCTTAAGTTTGATTTTTCTACCTCAGCTGATATGATAGGTCTTTGATATCATGCCTGGCTTTCTGCTTGCAGACCTCAACAAGACTGAAAAGTAAAACATTATGGTCACCTAGATTACCAttcctattaaaaataattacttatgtgttgcatgtgcacacatgtaaacGTCCCTATATACCGGAATCCACAATTTACCATAGGAGTATTATAAAGGGGATATAATGTGTTCTATAGCCCTTTACATGCGTTCGTGCTCACCTGACTGAGGATAGATGGATAATAGTTAACAGTTTTATAGAGAAGGGAGCATTTAAGACAAGTCTTTCATGACAAAGCAACTCTGAAGGGGAAATTGAGCAAAGATTCAAAACCTAGAGATGAGCAGAGCAAGGACAGGGTTGGAAAACAAGGGAAGGCCAGGAAGGCATTTTAAAGTACGTTCTGGATAGTGTATGGGGTCAAAAGACAATGTGTGTGCTACTACACATCTGTAGTCCTCAGTACTTGAGACCTGAGGCTAGCAATACTTAAGGATGGTAGCtcacatctgtagtcccagcactcagaagacagagataAGAGGACTATTTTGAGTTTTGATCTACAGAGTTTCCAGCCAATGAGGTATGTGACATGTGAATTTTGAATGACAAAATCGATCCTGTTCTTAAGGGAAGATTTACCTGGCATTCAGTAGAAGTTAATGTTGGAAGAAACTAGAAGCAGGCTGACTGGAGGCACACGAAGTTGACCAGGTGAGTGACAAAGAGGGCCTGGGGCAGAATCGTATCAGTGCAGATAACAAAACCCTTTTAGTAACCATTTTAAGCACCAACGCCTATCTTCCAATGCAAGTAGCAGATCATACCAGGTAAAAATTATCGAAAAGGACAGCTATTTTTAATAGAACTTTCCTGAAACAAAGAATTAAAGAATAAGTCcaaggctcagcaggtaagcacactggctgctcttccagagctcccaagttcaactcccagcaaccacatggtggtttacaacagTCCAAAACTGTGGTCCTATGGAATCTTGTgtcttctggtgtgcagatgtacatgcagacaaaacacccatatacataaaatacattgcaaaaaaaaaacttaaagaaaaaaaaaagactgagccCAGCCAGATTCCTGCAGAATTTAGAACCATCACCACGCTGGCCTTGTACTCTGACCACGGCACTCTGCCAACTGTGGAGAAGAAATATACACAAGAGACTCAAGAAACATCTTATTAATACAGTATTTATTTGTCTTCTCTCTGTCAAACCCTGAGCCAAGCACTTTCCCCAGACTTCTTGGGGAGGCACAGGAAAAGGAACACACAGGGCAGACGAGACACGGAAGAACCATGGGAGGTGGACGTGGAGACAGCTGCTTCACATGgcgaagaggatgaggaaggccACCATTAGGCAAAAGAGCCCCATGGCCTCAGAGAGGGCGAAGCCCAGAATCGCATAGGAGAAGAGTTGCTGCTTCAGAGAGGGGTTCCTGGAAAAGAGAAGACTGAATTTCTAGTCCACACAAGGAAAAGGCCAAACATCTAAGGTGAGCTCCCAGAAAATCCTCTTCAAGCTTCTACAGGAAGTGAACAAGGGGGAGGCAGACAATCTAAGAGGCTGTTAAACAGCCTGTGTGCAAACACTGCCCTCCCCAGTGGGGCTCTCCTACCACAGTAACTTACAACTATGGTCTGGATACATAACATTCAGGGCCAGAACAGAATGGAGAATACTCAAAATGGCTGGCTTTTTCTCAAGCAGCAGAACCCTAACAGGACACGGACTGTGCTTACACCCAGTGTATACCAGGGCGCTATGGGCATAACACTGTTCCAGAAAGCAGGAGAAGCCAAGGGCTGACTTTCTTTGGTCATCTGAAAAtagtcaagattttttttttaatggttttggtttttgatacagggtttctctgtgtagccctggctgccctgaaattCCATCGGTAGATCGAATGCCacaattaaaggtgtgtgccaccacagcttTGATTTGGGGCTTTAAGATGCTGAATGGTATTTATGATATGATATATTCATAATATGAATCCAAACAGGACAACTATGTGCTAACTGTAAGCAATAGATAACTTTCATCTTCCTTACCCTGGTATCTACAGACGTCTTATGGGTAAAGTAAATCAGCACAACTCTTAGCAGAATTGTGAGTACAGAAGGAAGCAGGTTTTCTGTTTAATGcaaattctgaaaaaaataacCCCATTTCCCCAGACAGCAAGGTAACTTGCTGGCCTCTAGAGGATTAATTTAGTTCTTCAGCGACTTGTCCAGAGGTGGTAGAGACTAAATAGTCCCAGGTGCCGGGGACCAGTAGGGCTAGCAGCAGAAGCAGCTGTCCCAGGAGCAAGAGGAACTCCCCgagatgaggaaaacagaagtaaGGCTATGGCACTGACTGGGCTGGAGCCCAGGGATGGCAGCCTTCTCTGTAAGGGCCAGAGTGTTCACTTGAGGCTTGGGGACCACAATCTACTGTCCTAACATTTATTCTAGAGCATAAACATAACTGTGCACATGGTGAAGCGCACCGATACACATCGAGCCAGCACCTTAGACTCTGATGCTTCTTTGTAAGAACATGCAAACTCTTCTTgatgcttttaaaaatactttcaaagAATGTAAAAACTAGGTGGTCATTCCGGCACTGGGGAAGCAGGTAtctaagatagccagggctacacagtttAACTCAACCATAGAAAACCAggttgtgtggggttggggatttagctcagtggtagagcgcttgcctagcaagcgcaaggccctgggttcagtccccagctccggaaaaaagaaaaccaggttGTGGTCCAACTACAGCCTCAGACTTGGATTGCCAGTTCCTACTCTACACTGCAGTCACTCAACAGGACTTTGGCAATGTGCAAGTGCTACATCTGCACTGTTAACTAAGGTTGTCTCCGCCTCCTAAGCTCTTAGAATTGCAGGACCTCAATTTTatgtgagacagagtctcacagactaggttggcctgaactcaccaggtagcccaggctaacccaaAGCAGCAGactgctctgcctctctctcacAACTGTTGGCATTATAGGTCTGTATTGTCACACCTAGTATAGTATTTATAGTagctttcaaattaaaaaaaaaaaattaaaggtgtgGCTATACATGTCCTTAAAGCCAACATTCAGGAGGGAGAGACAAGCAgggctctgtgagttccaggctacatAGGGCAACATaatgaggaaacaaaaataaatatttatgtatttaggagtgagtgggtgtatatgtatgtgtgcactcacAAGTGTGTGAACACATACATGTGGAGGCACAAGTTGGTTTACTCTTATCTCAAGCAAAACccagaaatttaaataaaaagcaacaaCACTGAGCTAGTGGCCTTTGCACAGGACAGTGCCGCTCTAGTGTCCTTTGGAACACTTAACAGAGCCAACAGAGGCCCAGGTATCCTTACCTGGCATAGCCAATGATGAGACTCCCAAAAACAGTCCCAATTCCTGCTCCAGAACCGGCCACCCCAACTGTAGCAGCCCCAGCTCCAATGAACTTGGCAGCTGTGTCAATGTCCCTTGAAATGGCGCTGGTTTGGAAGCTGCGGCTAGGGATAAGCGAGGTCAGAGGCCGCCGGACTGCCAAGCAGCTGAGGCCCTGtgacaaagaggcagagagaaggcaggaatTTTGTTATCAATCCACTGTTTTGCTTTGGAAACATTGTACTATTTCAAATTGCTAGGCTGTCAAATCTGATGTTCCTCTCTCAATGGAAAAAATCATTTAATTCCCTGAAAACCTCCCTAAAATGCTGGAAAGATAACTTTATAATGTAGGAGGTGGAGTTCAAATGCCTCCATGACTCAGTATGGTCTAGAAGTGTTAAGTCTGAGACATGAGCCCGTTCTTG
This window contains:
- the Atp5mc2 gene encoding ATP synthase F(0) complex subunit C2, mitochondrial precursor, encoding MYACSKFVSTRSLIRSTSQLLSRPLSAVELKRPQMPTDEGLSCLAVRRPLTSLIPSRSFQTSAISRDIDTAAKFIGAGAATVGVAGSGAGIGTVFGSLIIGYARNPSLKQQLFSYAILGFALSEAMGLFCLMVAFLILFAM